TCGGTCTTGTCCAAGGGACTTGATAGGTGCTGGGAAAAGATACACTTCGGCAACCGCAAAGTCAATCAGCCCCGATGCCGGTGTTTCCTTTGGAAAAGATTAGACCTTTGCCCGGAAGAAACTGGCATATTGACAAATTGCACCCAAGGCCTTATTATATGGATAATAACGTCTATTACCCAAGCCGAACGCGGAGGTTTTGCGATGCGCTGGACCGCTGTTTTGACATTCTCGGTGATTATTGCCATCACCACGAGTGAAGTCTATGGCCAGCAGAGCACAAGCGGACCGTTCTCGCCGGCAGGGATCGACCGTGGCCTGCGCCCGCCCGACAAATCCCGCAAAGTCATCGGCGGCGTCCCATCCTACATTTGGCACCACGGTTGCGGCCCGACAGCCGCCGGTATGGTGCTGGGCTTCTGGGACGGCTTTGCATTTCCCAACCTGATTTCGGGATCGGCAAACACACAGACTATTGAAGTCAGCGAGATGATGGCGACCGACGGCGGAAATGAAGGCTGCGGTATTAGTGCATCGGATCACTTTCGCGACTACTCCTGCCCGATTGATGCTTCGCCCGGAGCTTTGCAGCCGGATCGCTCTGAGACCGGCCAGGTGCACGCCAACAATTGCCTGGCGGATTTCATGCTCACCTCCCGAAGCGCGAGTTATAACTACTACGGTTGGAGTTGGTTCAATGACGTTGAATCGTCTTTGCGGCAATAATTCCTCTATCGACTCCCCGGAACAACCATCAACGCCGGCAGCTTTCTTTTTGATAATTACAGTTGGGAACTATTCAAAGATCAGATTGACCTCCTCCATCCGCTGGTGCTTTTGGTGGACACTGAGGGCGACGGCTGGACTGACCACTTTGTGACCGCAATCGGCTACGATGAAGCCCGGCAAGAATATGGCATCTATGACACGTGGGATCACAACGTGCATTGGTACAAGTGGCGCAAAATTGCTTCGGGAAGCGAGTGGGGTGTCTTCGGGGTGACAACGTTTGGCCCGCAGATTGCTTGTGTTGACAGTGACTCCGACGGATACGGAGATCCAGAGCAGGCCGGCAATCAGTGTCCTGACGATAACTGCCCGGCAATTGCCAATTCTGACCAGGGCGATGTCGATGGCGACTTGCTGGGCAATTCCTGCGATCCT
This genomic interval from bacterium contains the following:
- a CDS encoding thrombospondin type 3 repeat-containing protein; translation: MDTEGDGWTDHFVTAIGYDEARQEYGIYDTWDHNVHWYKWRKIASGSEWGVFGVTTFGPQIACVDSDSDGYGDPEQAGNQCPDDNCPAIANSDQGDVDGDLLGNSCDPDADADAIANALDNCWLVGNPEQEDSDADSVGNLCDNCPNVGNSQQRDEDYDGVGDLCDGKLHIYSRSCPDAYLGKPYYFHLINYIFAGGPQPCADCK